One Trueperaceae bacterium genomic window, CCGCAAAACTACCTTTTTTGTCTCTAACATGTAGGATTAATGGTTTATCTACGGCCCTCGCTACAGTAACGTGCCACTCGAATAATTCGAGCTGTGCTTCTAGAGATTGAACATCCCAATGATTGTCGAAACCTGTTTCGCCGATCGCTACCACCTGAGAGTTTTGGGCGAGGGTGGAGATCTTAAGTCGAGCTTCAGGATTCGCAGCCTCATCTTTCTCGTTAGGGTGAATACCAACTGCTGCCCAAACTTTTTCAATTTGTTGGGCTAATTTTACAGTCGTCTGGCTAATACGTGCAGTCGTCCCGACGGTTATCAAGGCAGACAAGTCCTTGCCTATAACAGAATAAGGGACTTCACATTGATCAAGATGGCAATGGCTGTCTATCACACTTTCCAGAGTACACTTTTGGCAGGATAGGAAGGCGATTTTAGCTAGGTCAAGTTCAAGTTAAACGGAAGCGAGCTAAGGCTTAAAAATTTACATGATTTAAGTCTTGATCTTCAGGCGAAAAATCTGATAGGTCTAGACGGTCGATCAAACAAGGATGATCACGGTTGTTTAGCAAGAGGGGAGCAAAAAATTTCACGCTTTCGTGGTGAAATCATGCGTACTATTCTTTATAATGAGACAATTGAAGAGGCTTGTTGCTATTGCTTTTCTTGGTTTTAGCTTTACGCAAAATTTGCCATCAACAATTGACTTAGAGGTGTCGGGGTCGACAAGTAATATAGGCACGGACCCGATCCAGGTTAAGGAACAGGGAATCGCGTCATGGTATGGGCCAGGATTCCACGGAAAGACTACCGCTAATGGCGAGCGATTTGATACCACCCAGTTTACTGCTGCCCACAAGAGCCTCCCCTTCGATTCAATGGTCTCCGTGACCCGTTTGGATACTCAAAAGGAGGTTGTGGTTAGGATAAACGACCGTGGCCCCTTTGTCCCGGGTAGGATTATTGATCTTTCACGTGCTGCAGCAGAGGTACTTGGACTTGTCGAGACAGGAGTAACTTGGGTTGAGTTAGAGATAATGCAAATACGAGATGGGGAAGTTCCCCTAATTGGTGAGCCAAACCTGGTTGGACGACAAGTAAGATCTTGGCAACACAAACCGGGACAACTGCTTGTTCTATCATCTGGTAGCTATCCAGTGCCAATTATTGTTCGGGTTGTGAAGTCAGAGCTTATGGGTGTGGGTAATGGACTTATGGTTTCCCCAAATGTAGCCACATTACTGGGTGATCGAGCTACCATTATCGCTGATTAGATTGTTTCAGGTTAACCTACACTTTACTTTCCAATTAACCTCGTTTACAGGCGCCTGTTATCTCTTTAGCAAGACGCTTGGTGGTGCCCTCTTTTCGGATTGCATGGATTAGAGCTGAACCAACCACGACTCCATCTGCCACTTCGGCGATTGCCCGGGCAGTCGTTTGGGATGAAACACCAAAACCTACGGCCACTGGTAAAGACGTTACCTCTCTAGTACGATTTACGAGTGCAGGTACCTCAGCAGGGAGCGCAGCTCTCGAACCAGTAACACCTGTGACAGAAACTGCATAAACGAAACCACTGCAGGAAGAAGTTACTTTTTGCAAACGCTCCGTTGTTGAGGTTGGGGCTACTAAGAAAATAGTGGAAAGGTCGATAGGTATTGCCGCTTCGCGGAGAGCAGTTGCTTCTTCCGGAGGCAAATCCGGAAGTATTATCCCATCAGCGCCAGCTTGCTGAGCTGTGTGGACAAAACCGCTTTCGCCATTAGCGTAACAATAGATGGGATTGTAGTAAGTCATGATTACTATTGGTTTGTTTGTCAATGACCGGAGTTCTCTAATTAATTCAAAAGTTGTTTCTGTTGTTACGCCCTGAGATAGAGCGGCTTCTGACGATTCTTGGATGGTGGCTCCATCGCCGAGTGGGTCTGAAAACGGTAGTCCCACTTCCAGGATGTCAGCGAATTTAAGTAGATCAATTGCATGTTGCAAAAAATCGGTTGGATTAGGAAATCCAGCTGTGAGAAAGGGGATAAAAGCCGCCCTATTCTCCTGTGCAGCAGTTTTGAAAGCGGTAGTAATGCGATTCATAAATCGGCCTCGCTGTTCATCACCTGCATTGCCTCAGTGGCGTCTTTATCGCCTCTACCAGAAAGATTAACAACAAGGATTTGTTCGGCATCCATATTTGGGGCTACTTGGATGCTGTGGGCGATAGCGTGGGCGCTTTCAAGAGCAGGGATAATGCCTTCGGTTTCACTCAAAACCCGAAAGCCGTTAAGAGCTTCATCATCGTTGACTGAGACATATGTAGCCAAACCATTGTCCGCAAAAAAGCTATGTTCTGGACCAACACCAGGGTAGTCCAATCCAGCAGAAATTGAGTGAGCAGGAGTGATCTGACCATTATCGTCAGACATCAGGTGCATCATGGCACCGTGTAAAACCCCAATCTTCCCAGCATTTATGCTAGCTGCGTGTTGGCCGCTATCCATACCCTTTCCTGCTGCCTCAACGCCGACTAGAGTTGGTCGTAGTTCAGGAGGAAGATAAGCAAACGGTGCGAACATTCCAATTGCATTAGAACCGCCACCAACACACGCAATTACGGTATCTGGTATTTCACGACCTTCAGCAAGTTTAAGCTGAGACATAGTTTCCTGACCGATTATGCTCTGGAAGTCACGAACAATCATAGGGTACGGATGGGGGCCGACGACAGACCCAATAATATAGAAAGTATCCCGAACATTTGTCACCCAATCCCGGATAGCCTCGTTGGTAGCATCTTTTAGAGTTTTGCTACCGCTCGATACTGGACGCACCTCAGCACCAAGTAATTTCATGCGAAAAACATTTAAAGACTGCCTTCGTACATCTTCCTCTCCCATATAAACAACGCAATCAAGCCCAAAAAGGGCTGCTGCTGTGGCACTTGCGACACCATGCTGACCTGCTCCTGTTTCAGCAATAATCCGTTTTTTACCCATACGTACGGCTAATAAGGCCTGCCCTATAGTGTTGTTGATTTTATGGGCACCCGTATGATTTAGATCCTCTCGTTTCAAATAGATTCTAGCTCCGCCTAAATACTTGCTGAGATTTTCCGCTTGATATAGCAGGCTTGGACGTCCTACATAGGTTTCCAAATATCTCTTGAACTCGCATTTAAACGCTTCTTCTTGACTTGCTTGTAAGTAGGTTTCCGTTAACTGGTCCAGAGCTGGGATTAAAGTTTCTGGGACGTAACGACCACCATAAGGACCAAAACGACCTTGGGCATCGGGGTAGGGAAACATTCAGGGGACTCCTAAAAAGTAAACAGTGGTTGTTTGAAAACGATAGGGGCGGATTAATGAAGACGCCACTACCAACGTTGGTGGTGCCACTTGAAGCTTCTTGGAGTACGCTCTCGTCTCCTATAGGCCATGACACACTGTAGCTGAACTAACAGGACTTCGCTAGTGGGGGGAGTAGCAACCTAAAAGGTTTTAAGCCAGGTGAGATGAGAATCCGAAAGTCTAAATGGCCTAGGTCTGATTCTGTCGATATCAAAATAGGGCAGAAGATCAATTGCTGAAAGAGGCTCTGGCTTCTCAATAAGGCCCAGAGAAAAACCAAGAAGACCCACGATCCGATTTGCTGGGACTCCGGCCTCCCTAAGAGCTCGGAGGGTAAGAGAACCCGTGCGTTTCGACATGCGCTTCCCTTCGGCCGTATGTACCATAGGTACGTGAGCAAATACGGGAGGCGAGCTACCCAGCAATTTATAGAGAACGATCTGAGTTGGGGTGCTACTAAGTAAATCGTCACCCCGAACTACTTCTGTTATGCCCATGGCTGCGTCGTCAAGGACAGTAGCAAAGTGGTATGCCCAAGCGCCATCGGCTCTACAAACTAGGATATCCCCAACACTTTCCAGTGCTGAAGCGGATTTGGTGCCAGTCAAGATATCTACAAAATTGACTATTGATTCAGATATACGTAGCCTCGTGCTAGGCAATTTTCCTGAACTAATCTTTTGGGGAGAAGTTAGTTTATTTGCCTGCCGTTCGGCCTCGCCATAAACTATAGGTTGTCCATGGGGAGCAGAGGATAACGTACGAAGATCCTTCCGAGAGAGGAAGCAGGGGAAGGTCAACCCATTTGATTTAAGAAATTGTAATGCGGCTTCGTAACGATCGTTAAGTTGACTTTGTCGATAGGGACCATAAGGACCACCGATATCTGGGCCCTCATCCCAATCAATACCTAGCCAACGAAGTTCATCGAGATTCCCGAGTACAGTTTCTGGAACTGTACGGGTGCTATCTAGATCGTCAACTCTGATAACAAATGTGCCTAGATTCTTTCTGGCCCGCCACCAAGAAATCAGTGCTGTCCGGGCATTACCTAAGTGGAGCCAACCGGTGGGACTAGGTGCAAATCGACCGCGGTACAAAATTCAAGCACCTAGTTCAATCTTACCAGCGTTAATGGCTGTAATACGTGCCAGGCTTATCACGGGAATGTCCAGATCCTTGAGTCGTTCTCGACCCCCCTCGAAGACTTTTTCAATCACGCATCCGACACCTAGAAGGGTTGCGCCTGCCTCTCGTACTAAATTAATTAGGCTTTGTAAAGTCTTTCCAGTGGATAGGAAATCATCGATAAGAATAACTTTGTCACTCTGATTTAGGTATTGGCTGGATATTATAAGGTCGCTCAAGTCTTTCTTTGTGGGGCTGATTATCTTCGTACTGTATGTTTTACCGGACATAGTTATGGGTAATTTCTTCCGAGCGAAAACGACCGGTACCTTATAGAATAATCCGGTAGCTAGTGCCGGCGCGATGCCACTAACTTCTGCTGTGACAATTTTACTTGCAGTTTTGACGCCTTGTTCTTGAAAAGCTTTATGGAGCTCCCGACCTATAGACACAGTCAATTCGGGATCAAGCTGATGATTCAAGAAGCTGTCTACTTTGAGGATCCCACCAGCAAGACCTTGGCCTTCTGTTAGGATGCGTCTTTTAAGTTCATCCATCGTACATTTACAAAGCCTTCGATTGGTTAATAGCGGAGAGCATGGCTTTTCCCATGCCTGAAGGGCTTTCAGCTATTACCACGCTCGCATTCCGTAGAGCTTTAATTTTATTCCCGGCAGCGCCTTCGCTCCCAGAAATGATAGCGCCTGCATGTCCCATTCGCCTTCCAGGGGGAGCAGTTGTGCCCGCAATATAGGCTGCAACAGGTTTGGTCATGTTCTCCTCAATCCACGTTGCTGCCTCTTCTTCGGCAGATCCACCAATTTCGCCAATTAACATTACTCCGTCTGTGTCTGGGTCATCTTCAAACAGTGTAAGTGCGTCAACAAAATTGGTCCCTATTATTGGATCACCACCAATTCCTATGGCTGTAGTCTGTCCCAGGCTATTCTGAGAAAGTTGATTGACAGCCTCGTATGTGAGCGTGCCGGATCGACTGATAACTCCGATCCGACCGGTCTTGTGGATATAACCAGGCATAATCCCGATTTTGCACTCTTGGGGAGTAATGATCCCAGGGCAATTTGGGCCAATGAGGCGGGTTGAATGTCTTTCTAAGTAGTGCTTTACGCGAATCATGTCTAGGGTTGGAATGTGTTCGGTTATCGTAATGATTAAGGGAATGCCTGCTTCAGCTGATTCCATGATTGCGTCGGCAGCAAATGGTGCTGGAACAAATATGATTGCTGCGTTAGCTTTAGTCTCTTTGACAGCCTCGCGGACGGTTGAAAATATAGGGACGCTTTGTCTGTAAGTATCTGGCCGGCCTTGGACTCCACTGTGGTCTGTTGTCCCTTCAAATACTATCTGTTCTCCGGCGCGAGTTGGGTGTGTGGCTGCAACAACTTTCGTCCCATACGCGATACATTTGTCGGTATGAAAGTGTCCGGCACTGCCGAGCCCTTGGATTAGAAGTCTAGTGTTTTTATCGACGAGAACGCTCATTGGGAGAGCCTCACGATTTGTACTGCGCCGTCCTTCATTTCTGCGGCAGAGATTACGTTTAAGCCAGACGCATTTATGATTTGTCTGCCGAGGTCGACATTGGTTCCTTCTAGGCGAACTACTAGGGGTACCTTTAGACCTGTTTGCATTACTGCTTCAACTATCCCGTTAGCGATAACATCGCACCGCATGATCCCACCGAAGATGTTGACGAAAATTCCGCGAACTTTTGGATCTTGAGTGATGATTTTGAAGGCGGCAGTGACATTTTCAGTACTAGCGCTACCCCCAACGTCAAGGAAATTAGCTGGTTCGCCGCCAACTTGCTTAATCATGTCCATCGTGGCCATAGCGAGCCCTGCTCCATTTACTAAACAACCGATATTGCCAGTTAACTTAATAAAGTTAAGTTCATACTTACTAGCTTCTATCTCTGCAGGGTCCTCTTCACTAAGGTCACGGAGTTCGAGCAGGTCTTTTTGCCGAAACAAAGAGTTATCGTCGATAGAAAATTTCGCGTCAAGCGCGATTACTTCATCGTCTTGAGTTACTACTACTGGGTTTAACTCAATCAGGTCACTATCAACGGTTTCCGCTAACCTACTAACACGGCTTATAAACGTGCTGCAATTTCGGAGACTGTTCCCTCGGAGGCCTAATTTCCAAGATAACGCGTGTGCCTGGAAGGGAAGAAGGCCTAGTGCTGGGTCAATTGTTTCTTTAAGAAGCGTACTTGGGTTGGCACTAGCCAATTCTTCTACGGCTGTCCCTCCCTGGTCTAATGCTAATACCATGTTTCTGTGTTGTTTACGGTCTAGCACAATGGAAATATATAGTTCACGTCTGATTTCGACACCCTGTTCGATATATAACCTGTTTACGAGCTTTCCTTCATGCCCAGTTTGTGTAGTTACGAGAGTAGATCCGAGCATTCTTCTAGCGAGGTCCCGGACCTGCTGTTCAGCTGACTTAACCCCCTGTTGAAGGTCTGCACGGACTACGTTAATACCAGGCAGGTGGGAATCCTCCAAGAAACTACCTTTACCTCGGCCACCAGCGTGAATCTGGGCTTTGACAATTAGAACTTTATAACTCGAGTTTTCCAGGAGAGGACGAACGGATTGAACAGCTTCGTCGACTGTGTGGACCATGCGTCCCTGGGGGACCATAATGCCGTGTTTTTGTAAGATATGCTTTGCCTGGTATTCGTGCAAATTCAAAAGAGGCTCCAAACTTGTTTCGGCACCTTAAATATTTTGAAGAGTGAGAGGCATTCAGAAAAAATCCCGCTTCTTCTTCCGTTCCTCTTCTACCGTTATTCTATGGTTCAAGAATATTCTACGAGGAATTTCGTGGTTATCCCCTCTACAACCGGGGCTACAGTAGTTTAACCTAAAGTCTATTTAAGTTTTTGGTGTTATTTCTAGCAACCTCATGTTTATTGGACTAACGGTAATTGCGACAAGGATTAGACAGCGGAAGGATACGATACGTCACTGTTTCCGTTGAATCTAGCTCAGGTGTTTGTCAATCGTTACAGGGAAGTTCGTGCCATGTCTATGTGATGGAGCCTAGGACATTTTTGTCCAGACTTAGAGCATTTAGAAAGTCCCATAGCATAGAAATGGGATATTGGCCTTTTGGCTTGTGAAAAAAACTTAAGTGATCCTCGGGTGCGTCCCTTTTCGTTCTTATCGTTTAACCCGTTGCTCTTTAGAATCCAGAGGCCATTCAGTACAAATATGGTGACTACTTTGTGCGAAAGCGTCGGGATCTCTGAGTTATCCTGGCTTAAGGCTGGCATGACGACAGTCTGATTACTGTGACTGGTAAGCTTGATTTAGGGCCTGTGAATAGTTGACCCTAATTGAGGTGACGCATGGATCCTGTGATGCTACAAATTGGACCTGTGATGATTCGCTGGTACGGCTTCCTCATAGCTATGGGTGTGATGCTCGGTACCCTTTGGGCAGCCAGATTGGCTGTGAGGCGTAATTTAGACGTTGACGCCTTGTTAGAGATGGCTCCCTATCTTGTGTTTTCAGGATTAATTGGCGCCCGCCTTGTATACGTGATTACTAGCCCACAAGCTTTTTTCGGACTAGATGGCAGATTTCTTGACGTAATAAAGATTTGGGAGGGCGGGATAAGTATTCATGGTGGAATTTTGGGCGTGATGATTGCTGCCCAGGTTTTCACGAAAATTAAGAAGATAAACATGTGGTCCTATTTAGACCTTATGACCCCGCTTGGCGCACTAGGCATTATGGGAGGTAGGGTCGGTAATTTCCTTAACGGTACTGACACAGGAGGAAGGCTTACCGAGTGGGGTATAGGCTTTGTTTGGCCGAAAATTGGCTCACCAACTTTCGGGGAATTTGGGCGACTTTTTTTCGGGGATACATTATGGCGGTATTATCCCCCTGCCTGCGGTTCCGTAATTGCAGGAGGAGATTCGTGTGTTGTTCATCTTACTCCGCTCTACGGCTTCCTAGTTGGCCTAATACTACTGTTTGTTTCTCTTTGGGCTTTACAAGGTCGTAAGTCTCCGGGTTTTGCCTTTGCGCAGTTTGCGCTTTGGTATTCTATATTGCGAAGCACTATAGAAGAGCCTTTTCGAGACAACCCGCTTTTTTGGAAGGTTTACCTCAACGATCAGGTGGGCATTGGGGGATTAACTTTAACGCAAATTGTAAGTGTTCCGATAATATTACTTGCTATATATTCTTTGCTAGTTATAAATTCCAATAGAAATGTTCAGTCTGATCAAATAGCTGTTAGTGATAGGCGTCCTTGATGAAAAATGATGGTCTGTTGAGGCCAGAAGATAACGAAATTATGAAAAATAAAGGCAGGGGTTGTGGTGCTATAAGTCCTGCGGTTGATCCCCCAACTAAATCTTCTCGAAGGCCGTTGGCGGTTGTTGTGCTCGCCGGAGGCAAAGGCACCAGGATGAAGTCTTCTATTCACAAGATGCTGCAACCGTTAGCAGGTAGGCCGAT contains:
- a CDS encoding tryptophan synthase subunit alpha, translating into MNRITTAFKTAAQENRAAFIPFLTAGFPNPTDFLQHAIDLLKFADILEVGLPFSDPLGDGATIQESSEAALSQGVTTETTFELIRELRSLTNKPIVIMTYYNPIYCYANGESGFVHTAQQAGADGIILPDLPPEEATALREAAIPIDLSTIFLVAPTSTTERLQKVTSSCSGFVYAVSVTGVTGSRAALPAEVPALVNRTREVTSLPVAVGFGVSSQTTARAIAEVADGVVVGSALIHAIRKEGTTKRLAKEITGACKRG
- a CDS encoding ADP-forming succinate--CoA ligase subunit beta; this translates as MNLHEYQAKHILQKHGIMVPQGRMVHTVDEAVQSVRPLLENSSYKVLIVKAQIHAGGRGKGSFLEDSHLPGINVVRADLQQGVKSAEQQVRDLARRMLGSTLVTTQTGHEGKLVNRLYIEQGVEIRRELYISIVLDRKQHRNMVLALDQGGTAVEELASANPSTLLKETIDPALGLLPFQAHALSWKLGLRGNSLRNCSTFISRVSRLAETVDSDLIELNPVVVTQDDEVIALDAKFSIDDNSLFRQKDLLELRDLSEEDPAEIEASKYELNFIKLTGNIGCLVNGAGLAMATMDMIKQVGGEPANFLDVGGSASTENVTAAFKIITQDPKVRGIFVNIFGGIMRCDVIANGIVEAVMQTGLKVPLVVRLEGTNVDLGRQIINASGLNVISAAEMKDGAVQIVRLSQ
- the xpt gene encoding xanthine phosphoribosyltransferase, whose product is MDELKRRILTEGQGLAGGILKVDSFLNHQLDPELTVSIGRELHKAFQEQGVKTASKIVTAEVSGIAPALATGLFYKVPVVFARKKLPITMSGKTYSTKIISPTKKDLSDLIISSQYLNQSDKVILIDDFLSTGKTLQSLINLVREAGATLLGVGCVIEKVFEGGRERLKDLDIPVISLARITAINAGKIELGA
- a CDS encoding tRNA glutamyl-Q(34) synthetase GluQRS, whose amino-acid sequence is MLYRGRFAPSPTGWLHLGNARTALISWWRARKNLGTFVIRVDDLDSTRTVPETVLGNLDELRWLGIDWDEGPDIGGPYGPYRQSQLNDRYEAALQFLKSNGLTFPCFLSRKDLRTLSSAPHGQPIVYGEAERQANKLTSPQKISSGKLPSTRLRISESIVNFVDILTGTKSASALESVGDILVCRADGAWAYHFATVLDDAAMGITEVVRGDDLLSSTPTQIVLYKLLGSSPPVFAHVPMVHTAEGKRMSKRTGSLTLRALREAGVPANRIVGLLGFSLGLIEKPEPLSAIDLLPYFDIDRIRPRPFRLSDSHLTWLKTF
- the trpB gene encoding tryptophan synthase subunit beta, translating into MFPYPDAQGRFGPYGGRYVPETLIPALDQLTETYLQASQEEAFKCEFKRYLETYVGRPSLLYQAENLSKYLGGARIYLKREDLNHTGAHKINNTIGQALLAVRMGKKRIIAETGAGQHGVASATAAALFGLDCVVYMGEEDVRRQSLNVFRMKLLGAEVRPVSSGSKTLKDATNEAIRDWVTNVRDTFYIIGSVVGPHPYPMIVRDFQSIIGQETMSQLKLAEGREIPDTVIACVGGGSNAIGMFAPFAYLPPELRPTLVGVEAAGKGMDSGQHAASINAGKIGVLHGAMMHLMSDDNGQITPAHSISAGLDYPGVGPEHSFFADNGLATYVSVNDDEALNGFRVLSETEGIIPALESAHAIAHSIQVAPNMDAEQILVVNLSGRGDKDATEAMQVMNSEADL
- a CDS encoding succinate--CoA ligase subunit alpha, which produces MSVLVDKNTRLLIQGLGSAGHFHTDKCIAYGTKVVAATHPTRAGEQIVFEGTTDHSGVQGRPDTYRQSVPIFSTVREAVKETKANAAIIFVPAPFAADAIMESAEAGIPLIITITEHIPTLDMIRVKHYLERHSTRLIGPNCPGIITPQECKIGIMPGYIHKTGRIGVISRSGTLTYEAVNQLSQNSLGQTTAIGIGGDPIIGTNFVDALTLFEDDPDTDGVMLIGEIGGSAEEEAATWIEENMTKPVAAYIAGTTAPPGRRMGHAGAIISGSEGAAGNKIKALRNASVVIAESPSGMGKAMLSAINQSKAL
- a CDS encoding deoxyribonuclease, with translation MAFLSCQKCTLESVIDSHCHLDQCEVPYSVIGKDLSALITVGTTARISQTTVKLAQQIEKVWAAVGIHPNEKDEAANPEARLKISTLAQNSQVVAIGETGFDNHWDVQSLEAQLELFEWHVTVARAVDKPLILHVRDKKGSFAASEKAAKAIAESNLKKGILHCFNGNEALLEIGLDMGWMVSFAGNLTYKNSKALHKAAELVPSHRLLLETDSPFLSPNPKRGKPNVPSNVWIVANFMAAIRGISIVELERQTDANAALIFNLSKIS
- the lgt gene encoding prolipoprotein diacylglyceryl transferase, which encodes MDPVMLQIGPVMIRWYGFLIAMGVMLGTLWAARLAVRRNLDVDALLEMAPYLVFSGLIGARLVYVITSPQAFFGLDGRFLDVIKIWEGGISIHGGILGVMIAAQVFTKIKKINMWSYLDLMTPLGALGIMGGRVGNFLNGTDTGGRLTEWGIGFVWPKIGSPTFGEFGRLFFGDTLWRYYPPACGSVIAGGDSCVVHLTPLYGFLVGLILLFVSLWALQGRKSPGFAFAQFALWYSILRSTIEEPFRDNPLFWKVYLNDQVGIGGLTLTQIVSVPIILLAIYSLLVINSNRNVQSDQIAVSDRRP